CGCACTTCACTTTGTCCACCCCTGCCTGTCGCATTCATTGCCGTCGGTTCTGTGCCATAACACATGAGTTGAGCGGTGGCGTTTGGGTTGCTATGGCTAAGTGAAGAGTAGGTGTAGCCGGGGCGGCGTCAAGCCTCCGTCACTGTTGGCAACACGTCAGGAGTGCGACTCTCCGCGGTGTAGGAGAGGCGTGTGATGAGGCATGAATGCATGACttgcttcttcctctgcgcTGGTGTTTTACACTCGCTTACATTGGTATGCCCATACACAAGCAGAGcagcgcttctctctccactaTCCCTCTCCGTCGTTCTTATTTCTACCCCTTTGGCTGTCTTATTTGTCTTCCCCTAAACCACTGGGGTGGCGACACCTTCCCACTTACTCGCACCGCCTTTCTCAAGCGCAGCGATAGCACTCTATCTCCTTTGTGCATTCCTAATGCGATATGCTACACACCGCCCCGCGGGCATGCGGAGCCGCGTGACGCCGCTCTCAGCGGTAGCCCTTGTTTTGCTAATTGTACTCGGTGCTTGCTCCGGCGAGCTGACGGTTGCGAGCTCCACCGTTGCGACGGCGCTTACTTCACACGTGTTGAATATTACCCTAAGCGAAGCTGACGGGGGACCCAAATGGCCAGCGACCACTGCCGCACTGGCCGTACTTACACCCACAGTGAACAACACGGTGTGTAGTAGTTTTACAGTCGGTGTCAGCCACTGTTACGCGTTTCTCGTACGGGTCTCGAACACCACGCTCGCCCTCCAGCTGAGCGTCGTTACTTTGACCGCTTTTGCAGGCAACTTCACGTACTATCAACTCTCGCAGTGGGCAGACAGCAACAGCATGGCCATCTCGACGGTCCTGACACGTCTGACGTCGGCCTGCGCCACAGTTCTCGGCACCCCGCTCACCAGTCTTGATGTTTCTGCTGGCGTCTATACTGTGCCGTGCCGCACCTCGAATACGTATTTCTACCTTCCcgcctgcgcagccgcagaggtCCCTGTGACGACAGTCTACATTCTCTCACCGTCATCTGACGTAAAGGCGTACTTCTCTGCGTATCTATGCGGCCCCACTTCCACGATGGTGTGCAGCATGAGCATAGATGTTCATGCGCCGTCAATAACGTCACAATACACCGTCGTGAAAATGACAGGCTTACCAAATGCGTTGGAGGCGGTTCTGGCCTACGTCGCCGATGTGCGCGCTTCTTTTTTAGGCTCGCCGCAGAGAGTGGGTCCGCCCGTGGGCAATCCCGCGTTGAGGATAACGGCCAAGGCTGTGGAGCTGCGAAATCGCGGCATGCATGCGGTGCTCTTCTCCACGAGCGAGAGCAACCGAAGCCACACCATCACCCGTGTGAAGCTGGAGTGTCCCCCTAGCTTTAGCTACTGGGCCTTGGTCCTCATTGCGATACTTCCTGTCTGCGCCATTCTGTTCCGCTACATGTGGTACCGAGGACGGCAACGGGCCAAGAAGcaagagcgccgccgcatcatGGATGATGAGATGCACAACATGCAGAGGTACATGACCTCGGGCGATGCGCAGGGCGCAGAGAACGGGCCGCCGCCTGGTTTCGACACATCTGCCGCCGGTATCAGCAACACGACACCGGAGTGGGCTATGGATGCGAACGGTAGTTACTACGATGCCAACATCGCTGCACAGGCCGAGGCGGGAACGCCTCAGACCTACGTCGACCCGAACACTGCTGAGACGTACCAGTACGTGGACGATGGCGCATACAGTGCAGGCGGGGCTGTGgctacggcggcggcagcggcaccacaaGCGTCGCAGCAGCCTAGCAGTACCACGGGCGACAACGCGATCTACGAGACCTACGCTGACCccaagaggggggagatgtATCAGTACACAACCGATGCCACTACAGCAGATCAGGAACAGAGGCAGACATCCGAATTCCACGCTGCAGAGGATGCTGAAGACGCCGCACCCAATGACGGCTACCAAACCAATCTAGACCCGAACACCGTGGAAGCATACCAATACACAACGGCGGACGCTGATGCTGATGCAAGTGGGTACCAGTACGGAGGTCCGGAGACGGGAGAGACTTATGAGTACGTCGACCAGACAACCGGTGAAACCTACCAATATGCCACACAGGCGGGAGAGAACAATGATGAGGCAGCGGAGCAGGAGTACGACGCTGCCGGTACCGGCAACGTCTATGTTGACCCCAACACGGGCGAAGCATACCAGTACGAGACACCGCAGCCGTGACGTCTtgcccgcagcagccgtcatGCGTGGGAAGAAACTCTTTTCCACCCCTTCTGTCACGCTGTGGCGGGGTTGTCACTTTCTCGCTTcgtttgtgtttgtgttgCTTCTTTGCCATAATTGCGCTCTTTCCCACTCAGGGCGCTGTCGttctcgtttctctttcacgGCGGCAAAACAGCGGGCGGGTGCATATACACCTACTCTCGCGTGCGCGCATAACTTACTGAATCCCATatccgccccccccccccctccatcagCACTTACACTTTTGCTCGCAGACACTGTCACGCCTCTAACTAGCCCGCACCCCTGTTTGATCGCCCCTGCTTTCTCTCCATCATCGCTGTTCTTTGCTGAGTAGGACTTCAGCGCCAAACACACATGCTTTTCTTGCTGGCGTTCGTGCGCCAATTGCCTTTTAGAATGAAAATCAACTTGGACAAGGGCGTCAACCCCCTATAGGCGAAGTTtacaagagaaagaagatgTAGCGCACCCACGTGACGGCATCATCGATGCTGCCTGTGATTGACCCTCCACACGTCTTCTCTGGCACTTTCACTACGACCCACTCCACTGGAACCCTTCCTCTGCACACTCTCCTGAGCTGTACAGAGAGGTGCATGTGCATCTTTGCACTGTGACCCTCTTCGACCcactcccctttcctctcttgcctCACCACTCGAATTCcatttctgtttctctgAGCATCTCACCTCTGTTGGACCACCCCTACATTGGTGCTACCGACGCCTGCCGCCTACCCCTCTATCGGACATTGATTTCCTCTGCGCTGGAAACTCTAGCCCCTTTCTTAACTGACTGAGCCGTGTACGTCCGCGTCTTTCCTCACGTCCGCTTAACAAGCACACCCAGGCACGCTTGTTCCCTTGACAGTGAAGGTGGCTGAGGTCATCGAAtaggacacacacgcgtacgtATAGAAACGGTGAGGCAACGACAAGAATGGACTCGGAACAGCCTAAAAAGGTCGCCAGGACGGAGACCAAGacgaaggagctgctgcgcaccactgTTGCCGACGGCCCCTTCAGCCTTCTAGACACTTCCATGAAGGAGAACAAGCGAGTCTTTATCCAGTGCCGCAACAGCAAGGCACTGCTGGCACATGTGATCGCCTTTGATAAGCACTTCAATCTCGTGCTGAAAGGCGTCCAGGAGATCACTGAAAGCCACGGCTCCGAGCAGAAACAGCGCACCATCGAAAATCTCTTCTTGCGTGGAGAGTCGGTGGTTTTCATTGTGAAGCTGCCCTAGATGAGTGTCGCGGCAACTAGATGGGGTAGAAGACCACTACGGCAGGCGTACGGGGCGCTCTCGCCTGTGTCGCCCATTTCTTTCTTTGTTATTCCTGCCAATTAACTCCCGTGGCTCTTTTCGTATCCTCGTTTGCTGTTGGGGCACTGGACTATGCGCTTCGCCGTAACCGTCGACGAAGGCCACTCACATCCACTATGGCGGAGAGGGCGACGTAGACGCCcggcgctgtggtgtgtTTGGTTAACGTGATGAAATTCGTGTGTGGGTTAGCGCGTGTTGTTTGCTGATCATTTGGAGAGCACCAGCGCGCGATTTTGCGTGGTGCTCGCTGTGGCACTTGTGTGTACATCGACGTATgtatgtgtttgtgtgtgtgtgtgtgtgttgcggcTGAGCGCCGTACTAGCTGCAACGTAACAGTGAAGCAAACAGCATACAACAAAAGGCGGTAGACTGAGGTGGCGTGGCGGCTGGACGTCCGAATCACGGTGCTCGGCGAATCAGCATTGCATCACCCATCAGGGTTAGAACTGGCAACTGATCCTCTACTTGCGCTGTGCTTCGGTGCCATTTTCCCCTAGCCGTTAGGGATCCTGCGACACCTTCTTTCCGTCGCTATGTGATGCCCATGTTGACATCTGTAGTtgttgcagcagcgttgTGTGTCAGCGGTACATCTGCGCTGCACTCTCCTCCTGTATTACACTCATTTTAGCCTTATCCCCTTCGCAcgtactctctctctctctctctctgacgtACTGTCACAACGCCGTGGTTTTGTGAGCCAAACTTCATGGAGCACTCAACATAATCAAGTGTGCATATATGCGCACACGTATACACACAAAGTGATTCACCCATGGACTACCGTGACACGCCTTGGTCGCCGAGTTGCGAAGCACCGAAAAGCGAAAGCTACAGTATTGCGTGGCATGTTGTCGCCCTATTTGTTGTACTCGGTTGCTCCCTCTTCGGCACCGTGCTTCCAATTCTCGGCAAGCGTGCTTCTACCTTTCACATACCCGAGTATGCCTATGCAATCGGTAAATCTGTCGCTACCGGCGTGGTGCTCGGGGTGGCGCTTATCCACATGCTGGAACCGGCTAATCAGTCCCTCACGAGCGAGTGCTTGCCGAGTGCCATCCGTAACCTCTCCAACCCGCTCGCGTACACCATCTGCCTCATTTCAGTTGCAATAATGCACTCTCTGGAAGCATGCCTGCGTGCCTTCGTCCAGGACTGCAGCGCCGTTCTCAACTCCCCCATTACCAGTGAGGAGAGCAAGCACTTGCTCTCTGGCTATAAAGCTGGTGATCGCCACTTCCACCCGCCTGTCCCTGCACTCGATGACTCGGAAGACCCTGTTGGCTTGCAGATCTTGTCAGCTGTCTTGCTGGAGTTTGGCGTTTCGCTCCACAGCCTGTTCATCGGCCTCAccgtcggtgtgtgtgccgaTGCGGAGCTTTACACACTGATGTGCGCCTTGTCGTTTCACCAGTTCTTCGAGGGCGTTGCACTCGGCTCCCGGATCGTGGATACGGCTCTGAGCCTGCATACCGAGTACATATTTGTTGCCGTCTTTGTGCTCTCGGCTCCCTTTGGCACTGCCGTCGGCatcacgtgtgtgtgcaagcAAGTGATTAACACCAAGGGCAGTTCGTATCTTCTAACGCAGGGTATTCTGGAGTCGGTGTGCGCCGGGATTCTGCTCTACATCGGGTTTCAGCTACTGATGGATCACTTCTACACCGATGTGCGGTCCAACATTCACAGCGTACGCTCGCCGTGTGGGTTCGTGCTAGTCATGCTGATAGCCTTCTGGGCGGGCGTTAGTATCATGGTGCTGATTGGACAATACTTGTGAGAGTGTCTCgataggagagagagagagcgcgcgacTGATTGAGTTGCGTGGGTGGGCGAGAGTCAACTGAGCCTATCGTGCCGCTGCTTACCTCCCTGGACCGTCActctgccgctgtcgttctctcttcctcaccgtCACCCTGTCACCTCttgtcttttcctctgcccctcccctttccgcTTCTACCCAGCCCGCTTTTTATCGTGGTGTGTCCCCTGGCAAAGTCGTGACTGACTGACACAATGGATCGTCGCTGAACGACATGTGGAGAGCCGTTAAAGTGAGCCGCatcgctccccctctcttcctatACGATTTTCGTTGTCTTTCTGGTCGCCTGTGTCATCTCACGTGACTGCACGCGTGTTGTGCTGTGTTCGAGGGTCTAACCTACAAAGCACGAAGGTTGGCCTCCGTAGCCGTATGGCGGTAAGCGGTTCTGCACTGCAGGACGAGTGCTCGCATGGCGCCGCTTCTCGTTTCTAGGAAGCTGGACGCGGCCTGTTCCTCTCGGTATGTGAGTGGCTATACCGCATACTACAGCGTGTTGGACATCTCactgctcccctctctgtttaCACGGCCACTGCGCTGTCTCGCCGTGCTCAGCAGGAAACGTGgagcgagaagggaggaCGGCGCTCCGCACGGGCATTGTCGTGTCATCCTCTGCATTGTGTGTCTTCAGCGTTGATACGAAACGGCTGCTTATGATGCGTGCGGGGcggctgctccttctctgcctctccttttcttcctgcGCAGCCTGTTCACCGAGGTTCTTGCAGACTTCACCAGCGAGGACAAGGCCGCGCAGGGGCCAAGGGGTAGGGGGATTCCAACGTAGTCACATCAGTCGAGCTTTCGCTGCACTCGTTCTTTTTCACCGCCATCTAGTCGCTGGATGCACTGGGTCTCTGtcattgccgctgctcagcaTGGACATCAATCGCACCCCACCGACTCTACAGAATTCGCCCCAGATGTTGTCTCTTTACGAGGTCACTCATCAGTACcgtggagaagagaaaagttGGATGTGGGAATCGTGGGAAGTTATTGGAGACATGAGCACTGCGCAGGCTGCCATGGTCGGCACTGATATCGGTGCTGCGTAAAACACCTTATGGCACGTCCAAGACCGACTTAGACACGCCTGGCAATctcggccgcggcggtgtTGTACAGGCGTGGTGACGTTGCCAGCAAGTggcggcggaagaggagctgT
The window above is part of the Leishmania panamensis strain MHOM/PA/94/PSC-1 chromosome 33 sequence genome. Proteins encoded here:
- a CDS encoding hypothetical protein (TriTrypDB/GeneDB-style sysID: LpmP.33.3290), producing MRYATHRPAGMRSRVTPLSAVALVLLIVLGACSGELTVASSTVATALTSHVLNITLSEADGGPKWPATTAALAVLTPTVNNTVCSSFTVGVSHCYAFLVRVSNTTLALQLSVVTLTAFAGNFTYYQLSQWADSNSMAISTVLTRLTSACATVLGTPLTSLDVSAGVYTVPCRTSNTYFYLPACAAAEVPVTTVYILSPSSDVKAYFSAYLCGPTSTMVCSMSIDVHAPSITSQYTVVKMTGLPNALEAVLAYVADVRASFLGSPQRVGPPVGNPALRITAKAVELRNRGMHAVLFSTSESNRSHTITRVKLECPPSFSYWALVLIAILPVCAILFRYMWYRGRQRAKKQERRRIMDDEMHNMQRYMTSGDAQGAENGPPPGFDTSAAGISNTTPEWAMDANGSYYDANIAAQAEAGTPQTYVDPNTAETYQYVDDGAYSAGGAVATAAAAAPQASQQPSSTTGDNAIYETYADPKRGEMYQYTTDATTADQEQRQTSEFHAAEDAEDAAPNDGYQTNLDPNTVEAYQYTTADADADASGYQYGGPETGETYEYVDQTTGETYQYATQAGENNDEAAEQEYDAAGTGNVYVDPNTGEAYQYETPQP
- a CDS encoding small nuclear ribonucleoprotein SmD2 (TriTrypDB/GeneDB-style sysID: LpmP.33.3300), encoding MDSEQPKKVARTETKTKELLRTTVADGPFSLLDTSMKENKRVFIQCRNSKALLAHVIAFDKHFNLVLKGVQEITESHGSEQKQRTIENLFLRGESVVFIVKLP
- a CDS encoding cation transporter, putative (TriTrypDB/GeneDB-style sysID: LpmP.33.3310), translating into MDYRDTPWSPSCEAPKSESYSIAWHVVALFVVLGCSLFGTVLPILGKRASTFHIPEYAYAIGKSVATGVVLGVALIHMLEPANQSLTSECLPSAIRNLSNPLAYTICLISVAIMHSLEACLRAFVQDCSAVLNSPITSEESKHLLSGYKAGDRHFHPPVPALDDSEDPVGLQILSAVLLEFGVSLHSLFIGLTVGVCADAELYTLMCALSFHQFFEGVALGSRIVDTALSLHTEYIFVAVFVLSAPFGTAVGITCVCKQVINTKGSSYLLTQGILESVCAGILLYIGFQLLMDHFYTDVRSNIHSVRSPCGFVLVMLIAFWAGVSIMVLIGQYL